From the Aquitalea magnusonii genome, one window contains:
- a CDS encoding NUDIX domain-containing protein produces MSRRHWPSLTALAARAGKWVAALRSPVLHSDDVPPHGRQQADVPGAAARLLAGKRGPRASVVIIQDGRLLMMQRIKNGKEYYVLPGGTIKSGETPAMAAVRETREETGLNVWLAEQLDILEHKGRIEHVFLASKFRGTLRLGGPELARMSEDNQYHLLWLDYQQLQQLKLRPKNLLMYCQEWLLPPRT; encoded by the coding sequence GTGAGCCGCCGCCATTGGCCGTCGCTGACGGCACTGGCGGCGCGCGCAGGCAAATGGGTGGCTGCCTTGCGGTCACCCGTTTTGCATTCTGACGACGTGCCGCCGCATGGAAGGCAGCAGGCTGACGTACCCGGTGCCGCCGCCCGCTTGCTGGCTGGCAAGCGCGGGCCGCGTGCCTCGGTGGTCATCATCCAGGATGGCCGGCTGTTGATGATGCAGCGCATCAAGAATGGCAAGGAATACTATGTCCTGCCCGGCGGCACCATCAAGTCTGGCGAAACCCCGGCCATGGCCGCTGTGCGTGAAACCCGCGAGGAAACCGGGCTGAATGTCTGGCTGGCAGAGCAGTTGGATATACTGGAACACAAGGGGCGCATCGAGCACGTCTTCCTGGCCAGCAAGTTTCGTGGCACGCTGCGGCTGGGCGGGCCGGAACTGGCACGCATGAGCGAGGACAACCAGTATCATTTGCTGTGGCTGGACTATCAGCAGTTGCAGCAACTGAAACTGCGGCCGAAGAACCTGTTGATGTATTGCCAGGAATGGCTGTTGCCACCGCGCACGTAA
- the greB gene encoding transcription elongation factor GreB, whose product MSKAFTRENDEAEDDLPAEQRLPASSKNYITPGGWLRLKDELYQLVNKERPEVVQIVNWAASNGDRSENGDYLYGKRRLREIDRRIRFLTKRLELAEVVDPEAREATDQVFFSATVLIARGDGSEQLLRIVGVDEIDLSRGHISWISPIARTLIKAREGDTVLFRGPDGDEDIEILEVRYEKIS is encoded by the coding sequence ATGAGCAAGGCATTTACCCGAGAAAACGACGAAGCAGAAGACGATCTGCCAGCCGAACAGCGGCTGCCCGCGTCCAGCAAGAACTACATCACCCCCGGTGGCTGGTTGCGGCTGAAGGACGAGCTGTACCAGCTGGTCAACAAGGAAAGGCCGGAAGTGGTGCAGATCGTCAACTGGGCTGCCAGCAATGGCGATCGCTCGGAAAACGGCGACTATCTGTACGGCAAGCGCCGCTTGCGCGAAATCGACCGCCGTATCCGCTTTTTGACCAAGCGGCTGGAGCTGGCTGAAGTGGTGGACCCGGAAGCCCGTGAAGCAACCGATCAGGTGTTTTTCTCCGCTACCGTGCTGATTGCGCGTGGCGATGGCAGCGAGCAATTGCTGCGCATTGTCGGAGTGGATGAAATCGATCTGTCGCGCGGGCATATCAGTTGGATTTCACCGATTGCCCGCACCCTGATCAAGGCACGCGAAGGCGATACCGTGCTGTTTCGCGGCCCGGACGGTGACGAGGATATCGAGATCCTGGAAGTGCGCTACGAGAAAATCAGCTGA
- a CDS encoding MarR family winged helix-turn-helix transcriptional regulator produces the protein MPDIDSSIDLRAAMEVFFHAYKAFTAKPDEILARRGLARVHHRILFFVARYPGLSVKDLLGALDVTKQAINMPLRQLVEMGLIASVAASHDKRVKQLSLTSEGRKLEEALHKEQARLLSQAFSRIGDTATRDWMAVNSQLAGRQESDDSSH, from the coding sequence CAGCCATGGAAGTGTTTTTCCATGCCTACAAGGCCTTTACCGCCAAGCCGGATGAAATCCTGGCTCGCCGCGGCCTGGCGCGTGTACACCACCGTATCCTGTTTTTCGTGGCCCGCTACCCCGGCCTGTCGGTCAAGGACCTGCTGGGCGCGCTGGATGTCACCAAGCAAGCCATCAACATGCCCTTGCGCCAGTTGGTGGAGATGGGCCTGATTGCCAGCGTGGCAGCCAGCCACGACAAGCGGGTGAAGCAACTGTCGCTCACCAGCGAAGGGCGCAAGCTGGAAGAAGCCCTGCACAAGGAACAAGCCCGCCTGCTCAGCCAGGCCTTCAGCCGCATTGGCGATACCGCCACCCGCGACTGGATGGCGGTCAACAGCCAACTGGCTGGCCGGCAGGAGTCAGACGACAGCAGCCACTAG